One Sodalinema gerasimenkoae IPPAS B-353 DNA segment encodes these proteins:
- a CDS encoding Uma2 family endonuclease, translated as MLTYTIDLTPFIQLNDRQFAQLCDNHPDIKFERNRRGELIIMPPTGGETGNRNVELSAEFVLWNRRSKLGYLFDSSTGFKLPNGGNRSPDLSWIRRDCWEALSPGDRETFPPIAPDFVLELKSPSDNLNDLRDKMAEYQDAGFKLGWLIDRQAQTVEIYRQGQEPEQRDRPTTIDGETILPGFELDLSIIW; from the coding sequence ATGCTAACCTACACCATCGACCTCACCCCCTTCATTCAACTGAACGATCGCCAGTTCGCGCAACTGTGCGACAACCACCCCGACATCAAATTCGAGCGCAATCGCCGAGGAGAACTGATTATCATGCCCCCCACTGGTGGCGAAACCGGCAACCGCAACGTCGAACTATCAGCCGAGTTTGTCCTCTGGAATCGTCGCAGCAAACTGGGCTACCTGTTTGACTCCTCCACCGGCTTCAAACTCCCCAACGGTGGCAATCGATCGCCGGACCTATCGTGGATACGTCGCGATTGCTGGGAAGCCCTCAGCCCAGGCGATCGCGAAACCTTCCCACCCATCGCCCCCGACTTTGTCCTCGAACTCAAATCTCCCAGCGACAACCTCAACGACTTACGGGACAAAATGGCAGAATATCAGGATGCTGGATTCAAGCTGGGGTGGTTGATTGACCGACAAGCACAGACGGTAGAAATTTATCGCCAGGGACAGGAACCCGAACAGCGCGATCGCCCGACGACTATTGATGGCGAAACCATCTTACCCGGCTTTGAGTTAGATCTCAGTATCATCTGGTGA
- a CDS encoding IS1 family transposase (programmed frameshift) yields MPHCPDCNSKRTVKNGHIHTSKQRYLCRNCGRQFVKNPTNKVIDTPTRELIDRLLLERIPMAGIARAVQVSEQWLQDYVNCKAAQTHRQVAVSSKKKGRLTVQCDELWSFVDHKGNKQWVWLALDAETREMIGAYVGSRAAESAQNLWDSLPTVYRQCAVIYTDAWEAYRQVLPSKRHQVVSKSSGKTSYIERFNNTLRQRVSRFVRRSLAFSKSLRNHIGLLWNFIHHYNASLPL; encoded by the exons ATGCCTCACTGCCCTGATTGCAATTCTAAGCGAACCGTCAAAAATGGCCACATCCACACGAGCAAGCAACGGTATCTATGCCGTAACTGTGGTCGTCAGTTTGTCAAAAACCCAACCAATAAGGTCATCGACACCCCGACTCGCGAACTCATTGACCGGCTCTTGCTAGAACGCATCCCGATGGCTGGAATTGCCCGGGCGGTTCAGGTGTCTGAGCAATGGCTGCAAGACTATGTCAACTGTAAAGCCGCCCAGACACACAGGCAAGTCGCTGTCAGTTCAAAAAAAAAGGGCCGAT TGACGGTGCAATGTGATGAACTTTGGTCGTTTGTCGATCACAAGGGCAACAAACAATGGGTCTGGTTAGCTCTCGATGCCGAGACCCGTGAGATGATCGGCGCTTATGTCGGTTCTCGCGCTGCCGAGAGTGCGCAAAACCTCTGGGATTCCCTACCCACAGTCTATCGGCAATGTGCTGTGATCTACACTGACGCTTGGGAGGCTTACCGGCAGGTGCTGCCGAGCAAACGACACCAGGTCGTCAGTAAGTCGAGCGGCAAGACAAGTTACATTGAGCGGTTCAACAATACCCTCAGGCAAAGAGTTTCACGCTTTGTCCGACGCAGCTTAGCCTTCTCCAAGAGTCTACGCAATCACATTGGCCTCCTGTGGAACTTTATTCACCACTACAACGCATCATTACCTCTTTAG
- a CDS encoding AbrB/MazE/SpoVT family DNA-binding domain-containing protein: protein MSTVIRTRIVKIGNSQGVRIPKLLLEQSGIQTDVEIEVEGDHLTIRTARRLRDGWEQAFAAMAKEQDDVLLDQVNSTAWEQREWEW from the coding sequence ATGAGCACAGTGATTAGAACCCGAATCGTTAAAATTGGCAACTCCCAAGGTGTGCGTATTCCTAAACTGCTCTTAGAGCAAAGCGGTATTCAGACAGATGTTGAAATCGAAGTGGAGGGCGATCATCTCACGATTCGCACCGCACGACGGTTACGCGATGGCTGGGAGCAAGCCTTTGCAGCAATGGCGAAAGAACAAGATGATGTTCTTCTCGATCAAGTCAACAGTACCGCTTGGGAGCAACGTGAATGGGAGTGGTAG
- a CDS encoding type II toxin-antitoxin system PemK/MazF family toxin: MGVVAKRFDVFLVNLDPTIGSEIQKTRPCVIISPDEINRYIATVIIAPMTTRGKAYPTRIACQFQGKEGKIVLDQIRTIDKTRLVKKLGQISPDEQRGVLHTLAEMFAE; encoded by the coding sequence ATGGGAGTGGTAGCCAAGCGTTTCGATGTTTTTTTGGTTAATCTTGACCCCACAATTGGCAGTGAAATTCAGAAAACACGACCCTGTGTGATTATATCACCTGATGAAATTAACCGTTATATTGCCACGGTGATTATTGCACCAATGACGACGAGAGGGAAAGCCTACCCGACTCGGATTGCCTGTCAGTTTCAGGGTAAGGAGGGAAAAATTGTTCTGGATCAAATCCGCACCATTGATAAAACTCGATTGGTCAAAAAACTGGGTCAAATTAGTCCAGATGAGCAAAGAGGCGTTCTCCATACCTTGGCTGAGATGTTTGCCGAATAA
- a CDS encoding carotenoid oxygenase family protein — translation MYVQQRSIPQDYSRDDWKRGYLSQPQESEYWLDNLDGEIPAELCGTLFRVGPGLLDINGHPVHHPFDGDGMVCAIAFKDGRAHFRNRYVQTQGFQDEQKAGKPLYRGVFGTQKPGGWLANIFDTRLKNIANTNVIYWGGKLLALWEAAEPHRLDPHTLETLGLDRLDGVLEEGDAIAAHPHIDPHSHRDNSEPCLVNFAVKPGPSTAITLYEFATSGKLLRQQTRFIPGFAFLHDMAITPNYCIFFQNPVSFNPLPYLLGFRGAAECIQFNPNTATKVIVIPRDGSGEMTILDSEPCFVFHHANAWEEDGEICIDSICYDSFPQPTADSDFREVDFDAIPEGQLWNFRLNLERGEVSHEVIESRCCEFPVLHPEKVGRKARYLYLGTTHREQGNAPLQGVMKCDRLTGERQVWSFAPRGFTGEPTFVPHPQGTKEDDGWLLLLMYDAEHHRSDLVIFDAKAVENGPLAQLHLNYHIPYGLHGNFTPEYFGP, via the coding sequence GTGTACGTTCAACAACGTTCTATTCCCCAAGACTATAGCCGCGACGATTGGAAGCGAGGGTATCTCTCCCAACCCCAAGAATCTGAGTATTGGCTCGACAACCTAGACGGCGAGATCCCCGCCGAACTCTGCGGAACCCTATTTCGAGTTGGGCCAGGATTACTGGATATCAACGGCCATCCGGTGCATCATCCCTTTGACGGCGATGGAATGGTATGTGCGATCGCCTTCAAAGACGGACGGGCCCATTTCCGTAACCGCTACGTACAAACCCAAGGCTTCCAAGACGAACAAAAAGCCGGAAAACCCTTATATCGGGGGGTGTTCGGCACTCAGAAACCTGGCGGTTGGCTGGCCAATATCTTTGACACCCGCCTCAAGAACATCGCCAACACCAATGTTATCTACTGGGGTGGGAAGTTACTCGCGTTATGGGAAGCCGCTGAACCCCACCGTTTAGATCCTCATACATTAGAGACATTGGGCCTCGATCGCCTCGATGGGGTATTAGAGGAGGGAGATGCGATCGCCGCTCATCCCCATATCGATCCCCACTCCCACCGAGACAACAGCGAACCCTGTCTTGTCAACTTCGCCGTCAAACCCGGCCCCTCCACTGCCATCACCCTCTATGAATTTGCCACATCGGGGAAACTCTTACGCCAACAGACGCGCTTCATCCCAGGGTTCGCCTTTCTCCATGACATGGCCATTACCCCCAACTACTGCATTTTCTTCCAAAATCCCGTTTCCTTTAACCCCCTTCCCTATCTCTTAGGCTTCCGGGGAGCCGCCGAATGTATCCAATTCAATCCCAACACCGCCACCAAAGTGATTGTCATTCCCCGGGATGGTTCCGGTGAAATGACAATCTTGGATAGCGAACCCTGTTTTGTCTTCCACCACGCCAACGCTTGGGAAGAAGACGGGGAAATTTGCATCGATTCCATTTGTTATGACTCCTTCCCGCAACCCACGGCAGACTCTGATTTTCGGGAAGTAGATTTTGATGCAATTCCCGAAGGACAACTCTGGAATTTCCGCCTCAATTTAGAGCGAGGGGAGGTGAGTCATGAGGTGATTGAATCCCGCTGTTGTGAATTTCCGGTGTTGCATCCCGAAAAAGTGGGTCGCAAGGCTCGTTATTTATATCTGGGAACGACGCACCGAGAGCAAGGCAATGCGCCGTTGCAGGGAGTTATGAAGTGCGATCGGCTTACTGGGGAGCGTCAAGTTTGGAGTTTTGCGCCACGGGGATTCACCGGAGAACCGACGTTTGTTCCTCATCCCCAGGGAACGAAGGAGGATGACGGTTGGCTGTTACTGTTGATGTATGATGCGGAACATCATCGCAGTGATCTCGTAATTTTTGATGCGAAAGCTGTGGAGAATGGACCTTTAGCACAGTTGCATCTCAACTATCACATTCCCTATGGCCTACATGGCAACTTCACGCCGGAGTATTTTGGTCCTTAG
- a CDS encoding ATP adenylyltransferase family protein — MSDGEILLSPNTLWPRTLEQTQFALDCGALQPIPTEFEYLQQGEIRFLVRILANIDRKAKAKAKETRQAEATGKPFNPFLPYDEKLFVANLSPSHVCLLNKFNVVDHHLLIVTREFEHQNTWLTVADFAALQIGFREIDGLGFYNGGTEAGASQPHKHLQLVPLPLMPDGDLLPIEGAIAQTQYDGTGLDKIGRSPWFPFNHAIAPISPDSSPEQLQQQYYRLLNAVGLIDGTPKTETQTGAYNLLATRNWLMVVRRSQEGFAGISLNALGFAGALLVRNLEQLEHLKTLTPLGLLGKVAPVES, encoded by the coding sequence ATGTCTGACGGAGAAATTCTGCTGTCCCCCAATACCCTCTGGCCACGCACCTTAGAACAAACCCAGTTCGCGCTCGATTGCGGTGCATTACAGCCGATTCCTACAGAATTTGAGTATTTGCAACAGGGAGAGATTCGTTTTCTGGTGAGAATCTTAGCCAATATCGATCGCAAGGCCAAAGCCAAAGCCAAGGAAACCCGTCAGGCTGAAGCAACGGGAAAACCGTTTAACCCCTTTCTCCCCTACGATGAGAAGCTCTTTGTGGCGAATCTCTCTCCCAGCCATGTCTGTCTCTTGAATAAGTTTAATGTGGTGGATCACCATCTACTGATTGTGACGCGGGAGTTTGAGCATCAGAACACCTGGCTGACGGTGGCAGATTTTGCGGCCTTACAAATTGGTTTCCGGGAAATTGACGGGTTAGGGTTCTATAACGGTGGCACTGAGGCGGGGGCGAGTCAACCCCATAAACATTTACAACTGGTTCCGCTTCCCTTGATGCCTGATGGCGATCTCTTGCCCATTGAGGGGGCGATCGCGCAAACTCAGTATGATGGGACAGGATTGGACAAAATCGGTCGCTCCCCTTGGTTTCCCTTCAACCATGCGATCGCCCCCATCTCCCCTGACAGCTCCCCCGAACAACTTCAGCAGCAGTATTATCGTCTCCTCAACGCCGTGGGGTTAATCGACGGAACCCCCAAAACCGAGACTCAGACAGGAGCCTATAACCTCTTGGCCACAAGAAATTGGCTGATGGTAGTACGGCGATCGCAAGAGGGATTCGCCGGAATCTCCCTGAACGCATTGGGATTCGCTGGGGCCCTCCTCGTTCGCAATTTGGAGCAACTCGAACACCTGAAAACTCTTACTCCACTGGGGTTACTTGGGAAAGTAGCACCAGTTGAGTCATAA
- a CDS encoding DUF4359 domain-containing protein produces the protein MKTSLIGIGVVVLGVGIALGVTNPSREEYQVYAGDILATHLKEDVCTDLGRGQDLCQSFVEESRPQLQQIIDRNTSRDNFFLFSIYRTELSLPIPIPGIPTIHAETVGGLTRFHTYKLDEQ, from the coding sequence ATGAAAACGAGTCTTATTGGAATCGGAGTGGTGGTTCTCGGAGTCGGAATTGCTTTAGGAGTCACGAATCCGAGCCGTGAGGAGTATCAAGTCTATGCCGGAGATATTCTAGCGACTCATCTTAAGGAGGACGTCTGTACAGACTTGGGCCGCGGCCAGGATTTGTGTCAGTCTTTTGTCGAGGAGAGTCGGCCCCAACTCCAACAGATTATTGATCGCAACACCAGTCGCGATAACTTCTTCCTCTTCAGTATTTACCGCACTGAACTCTCCCTTCCCATCCCCATTCCCGGAATCCCCACAATTCACGCGGAAACCGTCGGGGGATTAACTCGATTTCATACCTACAAGCTGGATGAACAATAA
- a CDS encoding heme oxygenase (biliverdin-producing), whose protein sequence is MSVQLASLLREGTGRAHTAAENTAYMKCFLKGIVEREPFRKLLANLYFVYRTLEEELERHRSHPVIAGINFPQLRRTENLEADLAFYYGENWREQIQPLPEGLTYVNRLKEISETEPALLVAHAYTRYMGDLSGGQSLKNIVRSALDLPPNQGTGLHEFAAFPTPESRRNFKVEYRDALNALPVDEALAQMIVEEANLAFQLNRDVMHGLEADVKAAVGDHVFDLLTRQDKPGSTEKSHPVAS, encoded by the coding sequence ATGAGTGTTCAACTAGCCAGCTTGCTGCGAGAGGGAACGGGACGGGCCCACACCGCAGCAGAAAACACGGCCTATATGAAATGCTTTCTCAAGGGGATTGTCGAGCGGGAACCGTTCCGTAAACTCCTGGCGAACCTCTATTTTGTCTATCGAACCCTAGAAGAAGAACTCGAACGTCACCGCAGTCACCCCGTCATTGCAGGGATTAACTTCCCCCAATTGCGGCGAACGGAGAACCTGGAGGCGGATTTAGCCTTTTATTATGGGGAGAACTGGCGTGAGCAAATTCAGCCGCTCCCGGAAGGCCTCACCTATGTCAATCGCCTCAAAGAGATTTCCGAGACGGAACCAGCGTTGCTCGTGGCTCATGCGTACACCCGCTATATGGGAGATTTATCGGGGGGACAAAGCCTGAAAAATATCGTCCGTTCGGCCTTGGATCTCCCTCCGAATCAAGGAACGGGCCTCCATGAGTTTGCGGCCTTCCCCACTCCCGAAAGCCGACGCAACTTCAAGGTTGAATATCGCGATGCGTTGAATGCACTCCCCGTCGATGAAGCCTTGGCTCAAATGATTGTTGAGGAAGCCAATTTAGCCTTTCAACTCAACCGTGATGTCATGCATGGATTAGAGGCGGATGTGAAAGCGGCGGTTGGTGATCATGTGTTTGATTTACTCACTCGCCAGGATAAGCCGGGAAGTACGGAAAAGTCCCATCCTGTGGCCAGTTAA